One window of the Shewanella litorisediminis genome contains the following:
- a CDS encoding ABC transporter permease, producing MKALYLTAFKSILIKEITRFTRIWVQTLVPPAITMTLYFMIFGNLVGGRIGEMGGVSYMEFIAPGLIMMSVITNSYSNVASSFFSAKFQRNLEELIVAPVPHYVMIAGYVGGGVARGLCVGLIVTLVALSFVDLSIHHLGLVAVTVFITSVLFSLGGLINAVFAKSFDDISIIPTFVLTPLTYLGGVFYSLSLLPDFWHAVSTLNPVVYMINLFRYGFLGVADLSLGVSFAVMLSLCVGLWYLAYYLISRGIGLRS from the coding sequence ATGAAGGCCTTGTACCTGACCGCATTCAAAAGCATTCTGATTAAAGAAATCACCCGTTTCACCCGTATCTGGGTGCAAACCCTGGTGCCACCTGCTATTACCATGACCTTGTATTTTATGATTTTTGGTAATTTGGTGGGCGGCCGTATCGGCGAAATGGGCGGCGTCAGTTATATGGAGTTTATTGCCCCCGGTCTCATCATGATGTCGGTTATCACCAACTCCTACTCCAACGTGGCTTCCAGTTTTTTCAGCGCCAAGTTTCAGCGTAACCTCGAAGAGCTTATCGTGGCGCCCGTGCCCCATTACGTGATGATTGCCGGTTACGTGGGCGGCGGCGTGGCCCGGGGGCTCTGTGTGGGTCTGATAGTAACCCTGGTGGCACTGAGCTTTGTGGATCTCAGCATCCATCATCTGGGGCTGGTGGCCGTGACCGTGTTTATCACCTCGGTGCTCTTTTCACTGGGCGGGCTTATCAATGCGGTGTTTGCCAAGAGCTTCGATGACATCAGCATCATCCCGACCTTCGTGCTGACGCCACTGACCTATCTGGGCGGGGTGTTTTATTCGCTCTCCTTGCTGCCCGACTTCTGGCATGCGGTATCCACCTTAAACCCCGTGGTTTATATGATAAACCTGTTCCGCTACGGCTTTCTTGGTGTGGCAGACTTAAGTCTGGGCGTGTCCTTTGCTGTAATGCTGAGCCTGTGTGTGGGGCTGTGGTATCTGGCGTATTACCTGATTTCACGGGGTATTGGGCTTCGCAGCTGA
- a CDS encoding DUF4124 domain-containing protein yields the protein MRALAPLLLCLLPPMASGADTIYKCIKGDRVVYSQTNCPGEYSQREMAFEFGLTREVDSDKHTDPNDPLTELLSGKAISSEKMLSLIDSEIYRLNQENSYIEVMRASEMQKLDRKRFWRGAPETDPEFLKEVAVMNQRFDEMKGANDASISSLKARRDTVAAANAH from the coding sequence ATGCGAGCCCTTGCTCCTTTGCTGCTTTGTCTGTTGCCGCCGATGGCGAGCGGCGCCGACACCATTTACAAATGCATCAAGGGTGACAGGGTGGTGTACTCTCAAACCAATTGCCCCGGCGAATACAGCCAAAGGGAGATGGCGTTTGAGTTTGGCCTGACCCGGGAAGTGGACTCGGATAAACACACAGATCCCAACGATCCCCTGACTGAATTGCTCAGCGGCAAAGCCATTTCCAGCGAAAAAATGCTCTCCCTTATCGACAGTGAAATCTATCGCCTGAATCAGGAAAACAGCTATATAGAGGTGATGCGGGCCAGCGAGATGCAAAAGCTGGATCGAAAACGCTTTTGGCGCGGCGCCCCGGAAACCGATCCGGAGTTTTTAAAAGAAGTGGCGGTGATGAATCAGAGATTTGATGAAATGAAAGGCGCCAACGACGCCTCCATTTCGTCCCTTAAGGCACGGCGTGACACAGTGGCCGCCGCCAATGCCCACTAG
- the panC gene encoding pantoate--beta-alanine ligase, which yields MYTTAVIDEIRRQVRQWRANGETVAFVPTMGNLHAGHITLVKEAKQRADHVVASIFVNPMQFGKNEDLDAYPRTLAEDQAALTAAGCELLFTPTPEIIYPKGLDAQTFVEVPGISDELCGASRPGHFRGVATIVLKLFNIVQPDVALFGRKDFQQLLVIRTMVEDLSLPLEIVGVETVREASGLAMSSRNGYLTADEKARAAALKAALDALATQIGTGTAIAAAITEANAALVDAGFRPDYLEVRSAATLALPTDADKELVVLAAAYLGKARLIDNLVFSR from the coding sequence ATGTACACAACCGCTGTAATCGATGAAATCAGACGTCAGGTGCGCCAGTGGCGCGCCAATGGCGAGACCGTGGCCTTTGTGCCCACCATGGGTAACCTCCATGCCGGGCACATTACCCTGGTAAAAGAAGCCAAACAACGTGCCGACCACGTGGTAGCCTCGATTTTTGTCAATCCCATGCAGTTTGGTAAAAACGAGGATCTGGACGCCTATCCTCGTACCCTGGCAGAAGATCAGGCCGCGCTGACTGCCGCCGGTTGTGAGCTGCTGTTTACTCCAACGCCTGAGATAATCTATCCCAAGGGATTGGATGCCCAGACCTTTGTGGAAGTGCCGGGCATTTCCGATGAGCTGTGTGGTGCCAGCCGCCCGGGCCATTTCCGTGGCGTAGCCACCATAGTGCTGAAGCTGTTTAACATAGTGCAGCCCGATGTGGCCCTCTTTGGCCGCAAGGATTTTCAGCAGCTTTTAGTTATTCGCACCATGGTGGAAGACCTGTCACTGCCGCTGGAAATCGTGGGCGTAGAAACTGTGCGTGAAGCCAGTGGCCTTGCCATGAGCTCCCGCAACGGTTACCTGACCGCCGATGAAAAGGCCCGCGCCGCCGCGCTCAAGGCCGCCCTGGATGCCCTTGCCACACAAATCGGCACAGGCACCGCCATAGCTGCCGCCATCACTGAGGCCAATGCGGCCCTGGTGGATGCCGGTTTCCGCCCGGATTACCTGGAAGTACGCAGCGCTGCCACTCTGGCCCTGCCCACGGATGCCGACAAGGAGCTGGTGGTGCTCGCCGCCGCATACCTTGGCAAGGCCCGCCTGATTGATAATCTGGTGTTCAGCCGCTAA